The following nucleotide sequence is from Gordonia jinghuaiqii.
CATGACGAGTCCGATGACGAATACCGCCACCGCCTGAAGGCGACGACGAGCACTCGACCTACCCAGCCGTCGACGCTTGACACTGGACGCAAACTTGGGGTCTTCCGCGTACAGAGCGCTCTCGATCTGTTCGAGCATGCGTTGCTCGTGCTCCGAAAGTGGCACCGACCCTCCTTCTCCCTGATCCGCGACGCCGACGACGGTCACCCGCGACCGGTAAGGCGTCTGCGCCTATCGTCCCATGATACGAGGTGAAATCGACCGCGACCACCATTACTCGCCGTTGCAGCCGACCAGGGCCCCCACGGGCCCCATAAGTGTGGCCGGTCTCACGCGGTTCGCCCGATCTGCGGCACTTGTCCGCCGAGTTTGCCTTGTTCATAGGCGATCACCATCGTCTCGACCCGGCGGAGGAACTCGAGGACGAGCAGGCGCATGCCGGCGACGCTGTCCGGATCGAGCGTTCGGATGATGCCCGACTCGATCTTCATGCGAACGGGCGACAGGGCCGCGAAGCGGGCGGCCGGCTGGGCCAGCTCGGGCGCGACCATCCCGATCCGGGTCCAGGCGTTCGACGTCTTGCGTCGCGTCGTCCCGATCGGCTCGTGCACGGCCAGCGCGGCGCCGGACGCGCGGAGCGCGACGAGGTAGAGCTGACGGAAGCGTTCGGCGTCGTCCTCAACCCCGTCGGCATTGTCGAGGAGGAGGTGGGCGCGTGCGAGCAGATCGCGCGCGCGTCCGACCATCGCCGGGTCCGCCGACGCGGGGCCGGTGGGACCATTGGCGGCGCGATGGCTGGGCATGGC
It contains:
- a CDS encoding SAV_6107 family HEPN domain-containing protein — its product is MPSHRAANGPTGPASADPAMVGRARDLLARAHLLLDNADGVEDDAERFRQLYLVALRASGAALAVHEPIGTTRRKTSNAWTRIGMVAPELAQPAARFAALSPVRMKIESGIIRTLDPDSVAGMRLLVLEFLRRVETMVIAYEQGKLGGQVPQIGRTA